In the Gopherus flavomarginatus isolate rGopFla2 chromosome 6, rGopFla2.mat.asm, whole genome shotgun sequence genome, one interval contains:
- the GPR27 gene encoding probable G-protein coupled receptor 27 produces MANASELSSSSSPHLPSPGGLLSASGLKLATLGLILCVSLAGNVLFAWLILKDRHLHRAPYYLLLDLCLADALRSLACFPFVMLSVRSGAAAWPHGPLSCKVLAFLAVLFCFHAAFLLFCVGVTRYMAIAHHRFYAKRMTGWTCLAMVCMVWTLAMAMAFPPVFDVGTYKFIREEEQCIFEHRYVKANDTLGFMLMLAAVIAATHLVYVKLLFFIHGHRKMKPAQLVPAISQNWTFHGPGATGQAAANWTAGFGRGPTPPTLVGIRQATHSQIKRLLVLEEFKMEKRICKMFYMITLLFLLLWSPYIVACYLRVFIKASTIPQAYLTASVWMTFAQAGVNPILCFIFNKEFRVCFRAHFPYCQRIQSTQGTILCDLKSFGM; encoded by the coding sequence ATGGCGAACGCCAgcgagctcagcagcagcagcagcccgcaCCTGCCCAGCCCGGGCGGCCTGCTCAGCGCCTCCGGCCTCAAGCTGGCCACGCTGGGCTTGATCCTGTGCGTCAGCCTGGCCGGCAACGTGCTCTTCGCCTGGCTGATCCTGAAGGACCGGCACTTGCACCGCGCGCCCTACTACCTGCTGCTGGACCTGTGCCTGGCCGACGCGCTGCGCTCGCTGGCCTGCTTCCCCTTCGTCATGCTGTCGGTGCGCAGCGGGGCGGCCGCCTGGCCCCACGGGCCGCTCAGCTGCAAGGTGCTGGCCTTCCTGGCCGTCCTCTTCTGCTTCCACGCCGCCTTCCTGCTCTTCTGCGTGGGCGTGACCCGCTACATGGCCATCGCCCACCACCGCTTCTATGCCAAGCGCATGACGGGCTGGacctgcctggccatggtgtgtaTGGTCTGGaccctggccatggccatggccttcCCGCCCGTCTTCGATGTGGGCACTTACAAGTTCATCCGGGAGGAGGAGCAGTGCATCTTTGAGCACCGCTATGTCAAGGCCAATGACACGCTGGGCTTCATGCTCATGCTGGCCGCCGTCATCGCCGCCACCCACCTGGTCTACGTCAAGCTCCTCTTCTTCATCCACGGCCACCGCAAGATGAAGCCGGCCCAGCTCGTCCCGGCCATCAGCCAGAACTGGACCTTCCATGGGCCGGGAGCCACTGGCCAAGCTGCTGCCAACTGGACGGCTGGCTTTGGCAGGGGCCCCACTCCGCCCACGCTGGTGGGCATCAGACAGGCCACCCACAGCCAGATCAAGAGGCTGCTGGTGCTGGAGGAGTTCAAGATGGAGAAGAGGATCTGCAAGATGTTCTACATGATCACCCTGCTCTTCCTGTTGCTCTGGTCCCCCTACATCGTGGCCTGTTACCTCCGGGTCTTCATCAAGGCCAGCACCATCCCTCAGGCCTACCTGACTGCTTCAGTCTGGATGACATTCGCCCAGGCAGGAGTCAACCCCATCCTGTGCTTCATCTTCAACAAGGAGTTCAGGGTCTGCTTCAGAGCCCACTTCCCCTACTGCCAAAGGATACAGAGCACCCAGGGCACCATCCTTTGTGATCTCAAGAGCTTTGGCATGTAG